From a single Brettanomyces bruxellensis chromosome 7, complete sequence genomic region:
- a CDS encoding uncharacterized protein (SECRETED:SignalP(1-27)), with amino-acid sequence MLTLKTNLKHSTGLVACVLSLQTAVQALSLAMCSSENTGTSNLQSTYQFNSNGYCHDECNGYAYAIVQGESCWCSNSAPGDTTSLSECDVACPGFGYEYCGDSSKGVFGYIALGSASTGSDGSSTGGYSSTENGYSSSENVGSSTENGDSSTETGESSTEGDESSTEGDESSTANGYSSTADASTSTSTEKAVVKTTFSSAKATLSSSKTTFSGGKTSSGQTGASSVAESTAASSVSPVVSTFYSVATMTGDSQKTVTRTLLQTLTAASAVTATGASGEATGEASGSSAKSSGGFFSSTGRVAGVFTAVGVVAVAVLAGLFFFLRRKISGYRAAHNTYYRYSDEGGSPFGDDAASNVMPRLDYSDLESNAHQHDYAEKQDVSAGSSSGGFVVDPRLDPDGPLYRSAGDDYSNRSLSDDIDYSRKVLKVTNA; translated from the coding sequence ATGCTAACGCTCAAAACAAACTTGAAGCATAGCACAGGACTGGTGGCGTGTGTGCTGTCGCTGCAGACGGCGGTGCAGGCACTTTCGTTGGCAATGTGCTCGTCGGAAAATACAGGAACGAGTAATTTGCAATCGACGTACCAGTTCAACTCGAATGGATACTGCCACGACGAATGCAATGGATATGCATATGCCATAGTGCAGGGGGAGAGCTGCTGGTGTTCGAACTCCGCTCCGGGGGACACAACGTCGCTTTCTGAGTGTGATGTTGCATGTCCCGGGTTTGGGTACGAATATTGTGGAGATTCCAGCAAGGGGGTGTTTGGATACATTGCCTTGGGGTCTGCATCGACCGGGAGTGACGGATCGTCCACTGGGGGGTACTCGAGCACGGAAAACGGGTACTCCAGTTCCGAAAATGTGGGTTCCAGCACTGAAAATGGTGATTCCAGCACTGAAACAGGCGAATCCAGCACGGAAGGAGACGAATCCAGTACGGAAGGAGACGAATCCAGCACCGCAAACGGGTATTCGAGCACGGCGGATGCGTCTACGAGCACGTCGACGGAGAAGGCGGTGGTGAAAACGACATTTTCAAGTGCAAAAGCGACACTTTCGAGTTCAAAAACGACATTTTCAGGTGGGAAAACAAGTAGCGGGCAAACAGGGGCATCATCAGTGGCAGAGAGCACGGCTGCGTCCAGCGTGAGCCCCGTGGTTTCGACATTTTACTCGGTGGCGACGATGACGGGCGATTCACAAAAAACTGTCACGCGGACGCTTTTGCAGACTCTGACGGCTGCCTCTGCGGTGACTGCCACCGGGGCGTCGGGGGAGGCCACTGGGGAGGCCAGCGGGTCCAGCGCGAAATCCTCGGGGGGATTTTTTTCCAGCACGGGCCGGGTGGCCGGCGTGTTCACCGCGGTGGGCGTGGTGGCCGTGGCTGTGCTCGCGggcctcttttttttccttcgCAGAAAAATTTCCGGATACCGCGCCGCACACAATACATACTACCGGTATTCGGACGAAGGGGGATCACCCTTTGGTGATGATGCTGCATCTAATGTGATGCCAAGACTCGATTACTCAGACCTGGAGTCGAACGCACATCAGCACGATTACGCGGAAAAACAAGATGTATCAGCTGGATCGTCTTCCGGCGGATTCGTGGTAGACCCGCGGTTGGATCCCGACGGCCCGTTGTACCGTTCCGCGGGAGATGACTACTCGAACCGCAGCCTCAGTGATGACATAGATTACTCGCGGAAGGTTCTTAAGGTG